The Pseudochaenichthys georgianus chromosome 20, fPseGeo1.2, whole genome shotgun sequence genomic interval AGACTGCTTTTTTACTTCTATTCACCCAACCAGACACTTTAAACTGAGTCAGTGACATGTAGCAACATATTGAATTGTCTACCCTTTTTCTGAACAATTTAAATATCTGTCTATTAGCATGGATTGTAAAAATACATATTACACTTATATTAGTGTATATTATCCGCAATATGGACTCGCTCCCAACCTTCAGATCCAGCCTGAAAACACGCCTTTTTAAACTGGCGTATTCCATTTCTTAATCTCTGCTCAACTGTTTTTAAGTCTCTGTTTTTTAAGTATTTTTAAGTCTTGTATTACTGTGTGCTCTTCTTTAATTATGCTCTGTACGGTGTCCTTgagagctttgaaaggcgcccataaataaaatgcattattattatattcctCTTGAAATGCAGGCATCACAAGTTAGTTATTCTCAGCATCTTGTATGCAAATAAGCAACAACTCACACACTTTGCCATCGTCATGTAAGCAGCTTGGTAAGGTCTCGAAACTGAATACTTTGTAAACGTCGTCAAAATAAGGTGATTTTATTCAGATTATTGTGTTTAAAACGAGCATATCTCAGAGATCAATGAACGGATTTACAAGACATTAATTAAGATTGGTCTCCTTTCCATCTAGGAGAAATCGAGCCTAAAGCCCAAAGTCATGTTCAGAGTGACGCATGGCTTTTGTAACTTGTTTCATAACTTTAATAACCACTACAAAGAGACTTAGGGGGACATTAGAACATCTGCGGGGCTTATCATATATCCTCTGGGATTCATTTCACACCATAGCTCAATAAGAGCGAGGACTTGGTGTGCGGGCCGCGCAGTTTCACGCTGTTTGGGGACAGATTCCTGCCAAGGCTTCCAGACATTTCCTGAATGCTTCTGGACACTTAAACGTCCCGcggactcacacactcacactgagGTGCAGCTCCAGCAGGAAGAAATACTCCCGAAGACACGCCGCATCCACAACTATGCTGAACATGCTTTTACAATAGCTGCTGTAGCTAATGTATTTATATTGAGTATTTATATTGATTGATActtttgtgttgaaaagtgctatataaataaacttgtaaCAAAGTGCCTTGccgtgccttgccttgccttgcctttccgtgccttgcctttcctttcctttcctttcctttcctagccttgccttgcctttcctttacttgccttgcctttccttgccttgccttgcccttcctttccttgccttgccttgccttgccttgcctttcctttccttttctTGCCTAGCCTTGCCTTTCCTTTCCTTGCCTTGCTTTTCCTTTCTTTTCCTTTCGTTGCCTTTCCTTGCCTTTCCtttccttgccttgcctttcctttcctttcctttcctttcctttcctttcctttccttgccttgcctttccttgcctttcctttcctttccttgcctttcctttcctttccttgcctttcctttccttgccgtgccttgccttgcctttcctttcctttccttgctTGCCTTTCCTTGCCTTTCCTTTCCTTGCCTTGgcatgccttgccttgcctttcctTGATTCAGATTCGGCTCGTTGCCTACAGAAATAATTGTGCAAACATCAAATGTAAAAGGGATGTGATGCTCTTTAAAAAACGTAGATGTATCTATCGATCGGTGGGGGTACtgcagatgtatttatgtgtgtAGATCTTGTCGTAATGGATCACATTTGCATGAACTTAAGACTCAAAAGTCGATTGAGTTTCGTCTTTAGGAACACTGATCAGATGCAGCCTTTAGAGAGGGGCTTTGAAATGgccaaaacattaaaaaaactcAACAGATATCTAAAAAAATAAGGACTAAGGCTGCAGCTATTTCATCATTTAATAATAGTTTGGTGAATAACATATCGTGAAAACAGGTCCATTGAACTCCAAGTTAAtgtctttaaaatgtcttttaaaTGAAACAAGGACACATCAATACTGCAGCTCAAGCAATGATCCAAATAGTTGGCGATTACTTTCTGTGGATCAAGTCGACGAATGAATCAACGCCAGCGCTTTGAGGATTTCTTCCTCAATTATTTCCCAGAACTGTAAAATGTGTCTTTTTACCTCATCGTCGTCTCTTTGAGGTTCATTAGAATATAATCTCTCCTTTAAGCGCCGTGTGTCAGTTTGTGTTCATGTTAATCCACTGCACACGTTCTGCTCCACTGCACTCTTGGCAAAACACACGCGCTgactatgacacacacacacacacaaacacacacacacacacacacacacacacacacacacacaatcatatACTCTCACAGAACACACGACTGATTGGCCGTTTAAGAACCAGTGTCACCCTGCTGACCTGAATATGAGAAGAGTAAGGCAGGTCAGTGTGagcgtgtgagcgtgtgtgtgtgtgtgtgtgagtgtgtgtgtgtgtgtgtgtgtgtgtcgttatCACATATGCTGCCGCTGTGCATCATGTTGGCTTCAAATGAAGATCCGTACTGTACAGACGGTATCACGTGATATAAAGCTCAGCGTTAAAGCTACATTTCGATGTGTTTTTTCACCTCTTGAATCTCGAGTCCCATTTTATAAACATTGCTAACTTGCATAATAATCTGCTTTAAGCGCTGTATCATTATAGCTATACGCACTCTCCAGTATTCATTATGCCTTGTAAGAATAACCACAACAGATTTCATAATGACTCGAGGTCAGGTTCACGAAGAAtagtaatatattattattaaaatactTTAAATGCAAATACAATACAGATTATAATCCCTGCTATAATACGTCATGATGTGAGGCTGCTATCCATGTGGTGGTTGAGTGAGTGCTGCTTAATCCTGTTTGTTCACGGATACAAACAGACTGCTATGAACTGATCACGTGCACAGGGATATCAATATCTATTTCAACATGCCAAGTGCTTCATTGTGTCTTTAAATCAAGTACACACATCAAATACGTGTCAGTGAAGCGCCCGGTGCCTGTCTTCTTATTGATATATAGTGTAATGTATGGAGAGGTCTGTTCTGTGGGTGGGGATCTCAGCAGGGCGCTTCACAGTTATATTTAATATTCATGACTCAAATTGCAGCTTTTTGCAGATTTtctctttcctcctcctcacgGTAACAgatgggcggggggggggggggggggggttgaaccACATTATTTCCGCTTCTCTTACTTAACATGCACACTACCAGGCTCATGATTAACACCAGGATAAGCTCAACTGGGATACTGATGAGCAcgtacacacacgtacacacatgcaaacacgtgtgtgtgtgtgtatgtgtgtgagagagaggccACATGAAAATAacgggtgtgtatgtgtatgtgtgtgtgtgtgtgtgtgtgtgtgtgtgtgtgtgtgtgtgtgtgtgtgtgtgtgtgtgtgtgtctgtgtgtgagagagaggccACATGCAAATAACgggtgtctgtgtgtatgtatgtgtatgtgtgtgtgtgtgtgtgtgtctgtgtgtgtgtgagagagaggccACATGCAAATAacgggtgtgtgtatgtatgtatgtgtgtgtgtgtgtgtgtgtgtgtgtgtgtgtgtgagagagaggccACATGCAAATAACgggtgtctgtgtgtatgtatgtatgtgtgtgtgtgtgtgtgtgtgtgtgtgtgtgtgtgtgtgtgtgtgtgtgtgtgtgtgtgtgagagaggccACATGCAAAGAAGGCCTCACGTGCACATGATGTGACATGTGACAGATGGAGAAAGGGCATGGATGAGGTAAAAAACACAAACTTTATATTTTGTGGATCTAAAAACATCAATAGATATTTAACATTGTGCATTTTTGTCTCTTTTATGATACTGATGAtgtacacacacttacacacatgcaaataatgtgtgtgtgtctgtgtgtgggtgtgtgtggcctagcgttagcatccttgtggggacctataGGTTTacaggtaataaccagaaaagcatgccatgggacctttaagaggggctggattattatgtttattttaacatgtNNNNNNNNNNNNNNNNNNNNNNNNNNNNNNNNNNNNNNNNNNNNNNNNNNNNNNNNNNNNNNNNNNNNNNNNNNNNNNNNNNNNNNNNNNNNNNNNNNNNCTATAACTCAAATGCTTGTTCAGCTGTTTCGATGATTGCATATTCGTGCACCTCTGGAACCAAAAATGGAAACAGGCGCGACCTTCTCCCAGCGTGTACACACACTCCCACGGCGCTGTGAGAGCAGAGCGCGGCTGCGTACGCTGACCTGTGTCCGAGTCGGCTTTAAAAGGAAAGGTCACGTCTCATCCACCTGTTGAGGAGCAGACGCCGCGTCACAGCAGCAGGACGAGAACACGTCGTTGTTGGGCACACGAGACGCACTCGGCGTGGACACAGGTATGTGGATACATTGCACACAAAGGTAcacatatcacacacacacatcacacacacacacacacacacacacacacacacacaccacacacacacacacacacacacacacacacacacacacacacacacacacacacacacacacacacacacccccttcCTTCTGGGATATGCGGATATGACAGAGCTAAATCCCAGATCACACACAGCAGGTTTCTCTCGCTGCTCGTGCTGTGAAGTTAAGTGTTCGTGTGTCGTGTCTTGATATCGGTCTGGCTGATGTCACGCATGTGGCGCACGTCACATGTCAGACCTGATCCGACCAATAAAGTTTTATCGTATCGTGTCGTCGTGCAAAGAATGGAGACAGGAGCTTTTTCAAGGATTACCAAAACGCTGACGATGCGTAAAGGTTAAAAGCTGACTCCACTTCCACCGAGAGACGCACTGTTCAATGAGggcgttcaccctttcaccctgtAATGTGtttacacagcacacacacacccacagcagcgtgaacacacaacacacacacacacacacacacacacacacacacacacacacacacacacacacacacacacacacacacacacacacacacacacacacacacacacacacacacacacacgactctGCCTCTCTCGCCGCATTCAGAAAATCACTCAAACCCCACCTGTTCAACACCGCATGCaacctgacccccccccccccccgccctctCTTCTGTTGTTGTTTGTCTTAAAGGCGgcgtaggtaattcacttcagaaacacttgttatattccatggaatgttctGAACATCcgacagcaatgaatatctgaagcgctttgacaacaaatccataaaaaaaatatcatcagtggaagccgtggcgctgtgaaaagctcgaccaatcatgtGAGCCGGCTGAAGtacctggatggcctacctgcctgtcagccttccatcggggcacagacttaccttgtgccctcattggtcatgtgcgcgttcgtgtgtgttggaggaggggcagattttttccggctgtgtattttcaaattctagccgctcgagctggtttctccattctcacctaccccacctttaaagtattTTTCTTCGTTTTTAATTCTATCCTCCGTCAAAGCGTCgttagaaaagcgctatatacagtaagtgtcatgtattattattattacctggAAGCAGCTATTTCCACTTTACTCCTGGCGATGGCTGCCGCTCTCTGCGCCGCCTCCACGGCTCGGTCCACCTTCTCTTTGGTTTTGGGGTTTTTAAGAGGAATCAACTGCTTCCTTATTCCACGCACCAGCACGTTATTTTTGTACTTCCCTTCTTCTTTGGTGGCGTCCGGGAAAACCGTGCACCCGTACCCGTGGCGCTTGTTGTTCAGCCATTCCCCCTCGTACTTCATCCCGTTGGATCTCTCCGAAACTCCAAATCCGTTCCGCTTGTCGTTCTTCCACTCGCCCATGTAGGTCTCGGTGGTGGTGGCGTCCACGTGGTCCTCCAGCGGTAAATCCTCGTCCGGCAGCTCTCCGTCCCCGATGGAGATGGTGGAGTTAGCGTCGCTCGAGCTGATGCGACTCATGGCGGCGTCGCTTCTCGCGGAGCTGCGCTTGCTGGAGATGGACGTCCGGGAGTCGGATTTCCGGAGCTGCCGGAGGCTCCCGAACAGCGACCCGCGGCGAAAGAGGCCCTTCTTCTTGGTGACGACCTCGCTGTCGGAGTGGAAGTTCAGCACGAAGCCGCCGCGACTTCCTGCGGGCGCGTCGCCGGGCGAGGAGAGGTCCTGCAGCACGTTGCCGTTGCTCTGCTCGGAGCGAAGCGAGGCCAAGGAGGTGCGCAGAGGAGAGCGGATAACAGTCGCCATGCCGTACGGGACGCTCTGACGCACGCCGTAACCGTGCCGCATCCCCCCCATCCACTGACCCTGATAGGTACCTGAGGAGAGGAGACAGGGGCATCAGATTAGTCACAACTACACCACTTCCTGATGGGGTTTAACTGATTGACCTCATGACCCCTTTGATAAAGCATGGAGTGGGACTTCTTCTCACAAGTTGTTCATGTGAAAACTTTAAAGATAGCAAACTATTTAAATTGTTCATGAAACGAGCAAAGATAACTTCCTGTCCTGCTATGTGAATCATCTTGGAGGAGTTTAACTGAGAAGCTACAGGACGTTATATGTCTGCTTGCTTCGAGGGAACAGCACTATGTGTACATCGATCGCTCACTGATCAGTTCTGACAGTCGGCATCAGCTGGTACGACACAGCGTATAAAGACATCACCACCAACTTTCTTTAACTTTTATCGATTTATTTCGTCTTAATTTATCTTTACTTGAAGGTAAATGGTTAACCTGACTGTTTATCCACTGCTTTAAACAAACTATGAACaactgtttattatttttaactaAATATTTTAGGCTAGCTATTTACGGAAAGGGTTAACAGCCACTGTGTATCCTACCATACTCATCATTTGAACTTTACTTTTAGCTTTAACTTCTGTGCTCAATTCTAAGTTTACATGTTACGCTATATATTCTCTAAATGAAATCAACATGTCCATTtgcttttaaatacatttagctACTTCAAGTGCCACTGATAACATCAGATTATTGGATTATCTCAGtagcttaatttattatacgaATGCTTTCAACTCGTACCAGCGTAGAATCAACCTTTTAAGTTTAAGTTTAATTCTCATGAAGACGGTTTGCCTGCTTCCTCCGCAGGTCTCTGGCCGGTATCCTCCGCAGCAGTCTCTGAGAGGAGCCTTGCAGCGGAGTCTGTCGGctaatgaaatgttttctctccTTGCCTTCAGATCTGGGACTGCGAGCGTAACTAACTCGATCACAGAGATTTGATTAAGGTACAGATACGGCGGATCACTTGGGATGAATGTGAATCACTCAGCTCGGGGCCTATTTTCAGGCGGCCAATAACTCCCCCACGGACAGCCGCCGCTCGTCTGTGACGACGAGGAGTCGCTGTGAGTCGCATAATGAGAGGAATACTTCATTAATGCGCCGCTGAGCCCAGTGAGCATGTGCCGTCCTACCGCAGCTTCTTCAGAGCGTCGTATTACAGCCGTGATCCGAGTAATAAGAAAGGCCCGTTAAGCCGGCGCTCCAATCTCATTGAGGAATACAATTAAATAATCCATAATGGGGAGATTCACAGAGAGAGCGATACGCGAGGCGGGCAGGACCGGGCGAGGATCAACAGGGCGAGATTAACAGGCTGGCTCTGCGCTGGGTGACCCTGCAGATCGACTTATCAGGATGTTCGGGGTCAGACAGCCAGATGTTCTGCCTCTGGATCAGCTGATTGCACAAGCCAGACCCTCTGCAGCCATCATATGTGAGGCCTTTACTGCGCAGCATACGGCCCCCgtcaggagaggatgctcacaAGTCGCCCAAAGACTTAAGAGGTTTCATAACCAGGCTGTTTGTGAACACACAGGTCTTTGTGCAGGCTGGGACACACACGTCCACTGACCTCTCGCTTGGATCACAGATATATGGGTTTTCAGCACACTGGAAAGCTCTTAAGTTTAAAAAGTGATGGAGGAAATCAGAAAATGCATCCAAGGTgtataaacaataaataaataattttttatttatttaattttgaattgtgaattttgaatgtccatgtttgtactagtgttttccttcttaaaatgttttttaaatatgtttgagATGTGGTTGAGCAGGGTGTACTTTAGtttttagtgtcaggatggaacccttgtatttttctctgcaaacagaatctacctacgggtacaaataaataacctgaacctgaacctgatgcacaatatatatatagtacCAATACTATTCATAAACATAATGTATTTGGGAGTAGATGGGGATGCATAAACAAGTTGTTTACAATGGCATTATAGGGTCAGTCTCGATTGCCTTCTATCTGCAGACCAAGCCGTATTATTGGGTATTTAATACAGTCTTATATGTCGATGTTGCAGTGTAACAATAAATGCAATTTCTTTGTTTTCCTTGCGTTAACAATATGTCAGTTCGAGTTATGGGATATCCAATCCCACGTTGCAGGTGTGCATGAGAAGCTGCATGTTTTAAAACCACAATAAAGTGAAGTTACAGGTTATCTTATTGGTATAACACATGAGGACCAGGTAAGTATTGGCTTAAAAGATGGTGCATCCCGAGTGAAAACACCTCTGAACTATCTTTATTTATCTCAAATCAATCTTTGGAGATGTTAGCATTCATTCAAAAGCTTCACTTGAGGTGTGTCATTGCAGCTGAATGTGAAATGAAGGAGGCGGAGGTGATACTCTGGCTATTATTGGCTCCAAACAGACTGATTTGCTCTGATTTCAAACTATCCGGGGCATGgtgccacccccccccccccccctctgtcataTGAGCAGCAACCGGTAGCTGCCACACGAGAGGAGCATTGGAAGAGGAGAGGAACCATTACATGAATCTGTATCAGCGCGTAAACACAGCCGGGTGATCAGAAAGAAGTCGTAtttgaggagggggggggggtgcttgaCCACTGCGCAGTGCGCCATATCAACACAGATCATATCAGGCTCATAATGCATCTCCATGAGCATCCTCACATCAGCTGTTaaagcgacacacacacacacacacacacacacacacacacacacacacacacacacacacacacacacacacacacacacacacattacggATGTCTCACCGCCATCTCCGTAGGTCTCGATCCCGTACCCGTCCTGCAGCCCGTTGCTCCAGGTGCCATCGAATCTCGCAGGTGTGTTGTGGCTCTGGCGGATCCCGTATCTCCCTTTAAAGCCATGACTCCACTCCCCGCGGTACATCCACTTCCCCTTATTCTCCACACCGAGTCCATGTCGCTTCCCCTGGGACCAGTAGCCCCGGTAGGTGTTCCCGCTGGGCCAGGTGTACACCCCCACTATCTCGAATCCGTGCGACCAGGACCCCGCGTACTCGCCCTGGCCCTTGGGTCCGGTGCAGATGCCGTGTCCGTGGGCTTTTCCATCCTCCCACCCCCCGCAGTAAGTGCCACCGTCGTCGAAGTCAAACCTTCCGCCCGTCATTCAGAGTCAGGATCCAGGTGAGATGCACAGGACGATCCGACCAGAGGGTGACCACTGGAAGGGGCAGAAACAGAGAGCAGGGTGAGGCTGGACGTCCACATGCGTAACGGCGCGGGAAggtggtttttttttttaccggaGGCGCACGCCGGGTTCTCCGCTGTGTGCTgctgtctcccccctctctcacccactgatcagagggagagagaggaggccAGTCGCTGCGAGGAGAGACACTGGTCCAATCGCAACGTCAAGATACAAGCACCTCCCCCTTTTAACTCTATACCTCCCCCCTCAGGGAAGAGCCAAAGCCTCCCTCTCTTAAATGTTTTTACTTTCAATTCTCACATTACAATTCCTCTTAATactcaaataattgtaatatttgtTTGTGATAGGTTTATGATACTCTTGTAAGCCATAGTTACACATTAATCCCCATGACAATACTTTATAACGGCAGTTTTACAGAATAATAAACATTACTGTTTGATTGCATTCCCAAGGTTTTGACTACAAGATATGTAATTAGAGGAACACTAGTGCATCTTGGGATATTTGGAAAGTCTTCTTACTGTCAGGAGGCAACacagtgtgtgttgcagtgaGTGGGTGCACCGCGTGTTAGGGTTATGATTGCAAAAGCCCACGTGACTTCAAAATGACTCATTAAGAATACACATATAAATGGGAAGCAGTGATACATGTTGGATTTATGGTCCTGTTATGTTCCTAAATAATATAATACTATTGTTAGAATGTATTGTATgtctttaattttgtattttactttttgtatttatttaatcttttatttagcagggacaatgcacagtcAAATGTATCAAGCGTATCAGTGCCAGATTTAACGTtaagctcatttccatccgcagtccctcacataaaacacttaaaggtggtaagtttgagaaaccggctcgagatacacttgttgttatattccatggaatgctctgaacatcccgatggcaatgaatatctgaagtgctttgacaaaaatccattaaaaaatgtcatctgtagaagccgtgatactgtaaaaagtacaaccaatccgtttagccggcctggctgaagtaactggatggcctacctgcctgtcagcctcccatcacaaacttatctcgtgccctcattggtcatgtgcgcgttcgtgtgtgttggaggaggggctctgtgaggaagtggcagatttgttccggctgtgtattttttatgagggcacgagataacttTGTGCAGGTTGTACAGGGCAGTACTTTgtagttgtactttttacagtatcactgcttctacagatgacgtttttatggatttttgtcaaagcacttcagatattcattgctatcgggatgttaagagcattccatggaatataacaacaagtgtatctcgagccggtttctcaaacttacctaccccacctttaagacaattacattttacaaacatagcaaaaacaaaatacatgatgtGCAAAAAGTgaaaaagagcaagagcagcatacacaagtatttatgacatggtatacaatatagcagcaacGGCATATtaagtgcaagagaagatacaagagctacctaaaGTGCGAGAGGAGATaccctgtgttaaagtgcatttagcggtgatggcacgtctgtttgtttcagtccatgtaa includes:
- the LOC117466013 gene encoding junctophilin-1-like translates to MTGGRFDFDDGGTYCGGWEDGKAHGHGICTGPKGQGEYAGSWSHGFEIVGVYTWPSGNTYRGYWSQGKRHGLGVENKGKWMYRGEWSHGFKGRYGIRQSHNTPARFDGTWSNGLQDGYGIETYGDGGTYQGQWMGGMRHGYGVRQSVPYGMATVIRSPLRTSLASLRSEQSNGNVLQDLSSPGDAPAGSRGGFVLNFHSDSEVVTKKKGLFRRGSLFGSLRQLRKSDSRTSISSKRSSARSDAAMSRISSSDANSTISIGDGELPDEDLPLEDHVDATTTETYMGEWKNDKRNGFGVSERSNGMKYEGEWLNNKRHGYGCTVFPDATKEEGKYKNNVLVRGIRKQLIPLKNPKTKEKVDRAVEAAQRAAAIARSKVEIAASSIPVELILVLIMSLVVCMLRPDYIKQPQKEPVEIKEVPVEKTEKPNKDSPQFYRKGTTPPRSPVANAVVTPPPSPHSSKKKKDQLPNSSSSRKTSKEEKPSRKTSKEEKTKSGRKLSKEERVPVAEAPPKPAKSLPPPASVYPPPSVPVNGEVHSEYHSYYVKAPTRVRPPPDPEEDREEEPTILDLARMPPQPPKSYSITPKPSLRENKSDPKLRKQDSLKPKSLADAKKASMDIADSMEETGPNSVLVAMVMLLNIGLAIIFVHFLT